GGGTCGCCTGCGAGCCGAGCATGATCTCGGCCGGGTCACCCGGCGAGAGGTGGAGCACGAGGAACACGACGACCGACACCCCCGCCAGCACGGGCACGAGGGAGAGGAGCCGCCGGGTGAGATAGCGGCGCAACGCCCGTTCCGGTCCCCGGGACCTACCGGAGGGAGATGGTCTCCACGCGGAGGTCGAAGCTCGGGTGGAGCTTGAGCCCCTGCACCCGTCGCGAGAATGCCGCGATCTGGATCTCGTGGTCGATGAACACCCACGGCGGGTCGTCCACGAGGATGCGCTGGGCCTCCCGGTAGAGCTCGGCCCGCTTGCTCTGGTCGGTCACGCTCCGGGCCTGGTTCAGGAGCTCGTCGAGCCGCGAGTTCTTGTAGAGGGCGCGGTTCGGCCCGGTCGGCGTCCACTGGCTGGAGTGGAGCAAGGGATAGACGACCAGGTCGGGGTCCTCGGCGCCCGCCATCCAGGACAGCGCGAACAGCTCCTGCTCCTTGGAGCGGAGCTTGGCCAGGAAGGCGCCCCACTCCATGGTCTGGAGCGTCACGTTGACGCCCACCGCGCGCAGGTTCGACTGGATGACGGTGGACATCGCCACCGGCGACTGCATGCCGGAGCCGGACTCGGGCACCCACAGGGTCGTCGCGAACCCGTTGGGATAGCCGGCCTCGGCCAGGAGCTTCTTGGCGCGCTCGGGGTCGTAGGGGTACGCCTTGAGCGCCGGGTCCGCTCCCCAGGTGTCGGGCAGGACGGGGCCGCGCGAGACCGCGCCCGTCCCCTTGAGGACGTCGCGGACGATCGCCTCCTTGTTCACCGCGAAGTTCAGCGCCTGGCGCACGCGCTTGTCGTCGAAGGGCTTCTTCTGGTTGTTGATCCCGAGGTACCAGACGTGCGCGCCCACCTGCTTGAGGAGGCCGATCTTCGGGTTGTTCTCGAGCTGGGCGACGAAGTCCGGCGGGACGCCCACGATGAGGTCGAGCGAGCCGGTCAGGAGCTCGGTCAGCCGGGCCTGGTCCTCCACGATCGGGCGAAAGACGACGCGCTCCACCTTGACCGGGTGCTTCCAGTAATTCGGGTTCCGCTCCAGGACCACCCGCTGGCCGCGCTCCCAGCTCACGTAGCGGAACG
Above is a genomic segment from Candidatus Methylomirabilota bacterium containing:
- a CDS encoding ABC transporter substrate-binding protein, yielding MKQAWLWILAGLIALGAAPEPGQAQTGAAGTLVVGLVAEPVNLDPPQVTDLNSNRVSRRIAETLVTFADESTRVEPNLAESWTISRDGLAYTFKLRKGIQFHDGTPLNAEAVKFSIERQFNPDHPFNKLGKYPFAAYFFGNVKAVEVVSDDTVQFVLKEPRASFLSVLAAGAASIVSPTAVRKHGADYALNPVGTGPFRYVSWERGQRVVLERNPNYWKHPVKVERVVFRPIVEDQARLTELLTGSLDLIVGVPPDFVAQLENNPKIGLLKQVGAHVWYLGINNQKKPFDDKRVRQALNFAVNKEAIVRDVLKGTGAVSRGPVLPDTWGADPALKAYPYDPERAKKLLAEAGYPNGFATTLWVPESGSGMQSPVAMSTVIQSNLRAVGVNVTLQTMEWGAFLAKLRSKEQELFALSWMAGAEDPDLVVYPLLHSSQWTPTGPNRALYKNSRLDELLNQARSVTDQSKRAELYREAQRILVDDPPWVFIDHEIQIAAFSRRVQGLKLHPSFDLRVETISLR